Proteins from a genomic interval of Paenibacillus sp. FSL R5-0623:
- a CDS encoding oligosaccharide flippase family protein: protein MAQVALRKVFRGNGLMSAIFQTSGTNLLVMTLTMLSSILTSRMFGVEGKGAFSAILFWPALLTGLVGFGLPTSIIYNIKQSATEKSAQYVRLSFLFQVPVCIIIGIVAWFGLPFWLSSFPPEVVQISRWYTIATVPVLIVINLISALSQSREKFAVYNGIRLMIPLFNVGGLFVLWGLGMLSIQLAAAIYFVTSFSVVAWAIYANRNELRLRWFKDRVDQSSAKKLFGYGSRVYGVELLGTLYTQFDKIIILALLTPRDFGLYSVVFALSRIYNAVQTAISNVVFPKVTGLPQEQIIRTVGRAFRISLMVMMIIVIPTMFVGNYLMGLLFGSEFLEASVAFYILAVECIIGGGSWILASAFNALGRPGLVMIRQLIALSVTVALFFVFTPLWGLNGIAIALLIGSIVRMVVTVAAMKIVFKVKFAAMFYDKEDLTFLYERLNKKRRRVTQGGDGDAGH from the coding sequence ATGGCGCAAGTTGCACTTCGCAAAGTATTCAGAGGAAACGGCTTAATGAGTGCCATATTTCAGACAAGTGGAACCAATCTGCTGGTCATGACACTGACGATGTTGTCTTCCATTTTGACGTCACGCATGTTCGGGGTAGAGGGAAAGGGCGCATTCTCGGCCATCCTGTTCTGGCCTGCGCTCTTAACCGGATTGGTCGGATTTGGACTACCCACTTCTATCATTTATAACATCAAACAGAGCGCAACCGAGAAGAGTGCGCAGTATGTTCGGTTAAGTTTTCTTTTTCAAGTTCCGGTGTGCATCATCATTGGTATTGTGGCCTGGTTTGGATTGCCTTTCTGGCTCTCCAGCTTTCCGCCGGAGGTCGTGCAGATATCCAGATGGTATACGATTGCTACCGTTCCTGTACTTATTGTCATCAATCTCATATCAGCGCTCTCGCAGAGTCGGGAGAAATTCGCTGTATATAATGGTATCCGGTTAATGATCCCCCTGTTTAATGTAGGCGGGCTTTTTGTGTTATGGGGCCTGGGCATGCTGAGCATTCAGCTCGCGGCTGCGATCTATTTTGTAACCAGCTTCTCCGTGGTGGCGTGGGCTATCTATGCGAACCGTAATGAATTAAGACTGAGATGGTTCAAGGATCGGGTGGACCAGAGTTCGGCCAAGAAACTTTTTGGTTATGGCAGCAGGGTGTATGGTGTTGAATTGTTAGGAACGCTGTATACCCAATTTGATAAAATCATTATTTTGGCTTTGCTCACCCCGCGTGATTTTGGACTGTATTCCGTCGTATTTGCGTTATCCCGAATCTACAATGCGGTTCAGACGGCGATTAGCAATGTTGTTTTTCCAAAAGTGACCGGATTGCCCCAAGAGCAGATTATTCGAACGGTCGGCAGAGCTTTCCGCATCTCGCTCATGGTTATGATGATCATTGTAATACCCACTATGTTTGTGGGGAACTACCTGATGGGTCTTCTGTTTGGCTCCGAATTTTTGGAAGCGAGCGTTGCGTTTTATATTTTGGCTGTGGAATGCATCATTGGTGGTGGCTCCTGGATTCTGGCATCCGCATTTAATGCACTGGGTCGGCCAGGGCTTGTGATGATAAGACAGCTCATTGCACTCTCGGTAACGGTGGCTTTGTTCTTTGTATTCACCCCGCTGTGGGGGCTCAACGGAATTGCAATTGCCTTATTGATCGGGTCCATTGTACGAATGGTGGTTACTGTGGCCGCGATGAAGATTGTATTTAAGGTGAAGTTTGCCGCTATGTTCTATGACAAGGAAGATCTAACGTTTCTCTATGAACGGTTAAATAAAAAAAGAAGAAGAGTTACCCAAGGAGGAGATGGAGATGCTGGGCACTAA
- a CDS encoding polysaccharide pyruvyl transferase family protein, protein MLGTNNIHPMEELKGHLRQILKVIPPRTEIYYLDYPVHSNGGDLLIMKGTEAFFRDNDIHVRARYSILDCPLSLKVPEGITIVLHGGGNFGDLYPAHQKLRERMIAQHPNHRIVILPQTMFYKSDIELKKTAQVFNRHKDVHFFVRDTLSYEIASKEFQQTNVYLSPDMAHQLWPLKSKSKPTEEMLYFFRKDIEKTQNQMHYESVSGPKAKFKDWETLYNRVDRKIIRMITSRLKSGKGSSFARWLWYKYSDRMVHTAIKEFNQYQTITTSRLHGHILACLLDQPNILLDNSYGKNSNYYAAWTKSNPAGRLESNQTSTYNKPTETGKGASTVVLSDGAAL, encoded by the coding sequence ATGCTGGGCACTAACAATATTCATCCAATGGAAGAGTTGAAGGGACATTTACGTCAGATTTTGAAGGTTATTCCACCGCGTACCGAAATCTATTATTTGGACTACCCGGTGCATAGCAACGGTGGAGACTTGTTGATTATGAAAGGTACTGAGGCTTTCTTCCGGGACAATGATATTCATGTACGTGCCAGATACAGCATTCTGGATTGCCCTTTATCCCTCAAGGTACCGGAAGGTATCACGATTGTGTTGCACGGGGGAGGTAACTTTGGTGATCTGTACCCTGCCCATCAGAAATTGAGAGAACGAATGATTGCCCAGCATCCGAATCACCGGATTGTCATTCTGCCACAGACGATGTTTTATAAGAGTGATATTGAATTGAAAAAGACAGCCCAAGTATTCAATCGTCATAAGGATGTACACTTTTTTGTCCGGGACACCTTATCTTATGAGATAGCCAGTAAAGAATTTCAACAAACCAATGTGTATCTATCTCCGGATATGGCGCATCAGTTGTGGCCTCTTAAGTCCAAGAGCAAGCCTACCGAAGAGATGTTGTATTTCTTCCGGAAAGACATTGAGAAAACTCAGAATCAGATGCATTACGAATCCGTCAGTGGACCTAAGGCCAAGTTTAAAGACTGGGAGACATTGTACAACCGGGTAGACCGGAAGATCATTCGCATGATTACATCCCGGTTAAAGTCAGGGAAAGGCAGCTCTTTTGCCCGCTGGTTGTGGTACAAATACTCTGATCGGATGGTACATACGGCCATTAAGGAATTCAATCAATACCAAACCATCACGACATCCCGTCTGCATGGACATATTCTGGCCTGTCTCCTGGATCAACCGAACATCCTGCTGGATAATTCATACGGCAAGAACTCGAATTATTATGCAGCTTGGACCAAGAGCAATCCGGCAGGCAGACTGGAATCCAATCAGACCAGCACATATAACAAGCCAACCGAGACCGGCAAGGGAGCAAGTACGGTTGTGTTGTCGGATGGTGCAGCCCTATGA
- a CDS encoding sugar phosphate nucleotidyltransferase, which yields MRSILLSGGSGKRLWPLSNDSRSKQFLKVLHGPEGNPESMVQRVWRQLNHAGLASEALIATSLPQVEILTSQLGDDVRLVVEPERRDTFPAIALAASYLYSVESVSLNETIAVLPVDPFVEKEFFEVLATLPEILDKSGADLALMGVVPTHPSEKYGYIIPQPLSSNENNNEYVNVAKFQEKPCESDAVLMIEQAALWNCGVFAFKLGYLINLLIEMELPIQYDEMLKQYGRLNKISFDYQVVEKANQIIAIPYNGFWKDLGTWNTLTEEMGSSVVGKGWITGDSLNTHLINELNIPVAILGLSDVVVAVSPDGILVSDKEASPRIKEILKNEDQRPMYEERRWGCYRVLDYTRNEAGGEVLTKRICISAGKNLSYQYHLLRNEVWTVVSGTGELILDGQRRMIGQGDTVVIDRSMLHSVRAFTELEIIEVQIGSQLIEEDIVRVSTEWQDIVQTYVNHA from the coding sequence ATGAGAAGCATTCTGTTATCCGGCGGTTCTGGTAAGCGTCTCTGGCCGTTATCCAACGATTCCAGATCCAAGCAATTTCTTAAAGTTCTTCATGGGCCAGAGGGAAATCCGGAATCCATGGTACAGCGGGTATGGCGACAGCTGAATCATGCCGGACTTGCATCAGAGGCGCTTATCGCGACAAGTTTGCCACAGGTGGAGATTCTGACTTCTCAGCTGGGAGACGATGTGAGACTGGTTGTGGAGCCTGAGCGCAGAGATACGTTCCCTGCCATTGCGCTGGCAGCCTCCTATCTGTATTCCGTAGAGAGTGTGAGTCTGAATGAGACGATTGCAGTGTTGCCTGTAGATCCCTTTGTTGAAAAAGAGTTCTTCGAAGTGCTGGCAACCTTGCCGGAAATACTTGATAAGTCTGGTGCTGATCTGGCCTTGATGGGGGTTGTGCCGACGCACCCGTCAGAGAAGTACGGATATATCATTCCGCAGCCCTTATCTTCCAATGAAAATAACAATGAATACGTGAATGTAGCGAAGTTCCAGGAGAAACCCTGCGAATCCGATGCGGTCCTCATGATTGAGCAGGCCGCATTATGGAATTGCGGGGTTTTTGCCTTTAAGCTGGGTTATTTGATTAATCTGCTCATTGAGATGGAATTGCCGATCCAGTATGACGAGATGCTGAAGCAATACGGAAGATTGAACAAGATCAGCTTTGATTACCAGGTTGTCGAGAAGGCAAATCAGATTATTGCCATTCCGTATAACGGTTTCTGGAAAGATCTAGGCACGTGGAACACACTCACGGAAGAGATGGGAAGCTCAGTTGTAGGAAAAGGGTGGATTACGGGAGATTCCCTGAATACCCACCTGATCAATGAATTGAACATCCCGGTTGCCATATTGGGATTGTCGGATGTGGTGGTCGCCGTGAGTCCGGATGGCATTCTGGTCAGTGACAAAGAAGCGAGCCCACGTATCAAGGAAATCTTGAAGAATGAGGATCAACGCCCCATGTATGAGGAGCGTAGGTGGGGTTGCTACCGGGTTCTGGATTACACAAGAAACGAAGCTGGCGGCGAGGTTCTCACCAAACGAATCTGCATCAGTGCCGGGAAAAACCTGAGTTATCAATACCATCTGCTTCGCAATGAGGTATGGACGGTTGTATCGGGAACAGGGGAATTGATTCTGGATGGACAGCGCCGAATGATCGGGCAGGGAGATACGGTGGTCATTGACCGGAGTATGCTTCATTCCGTCAGAGCCTTTACGGAACTGGAGATCATTGAAGTACAGATCGGCAGCCAGCTGATTGAGGAAGATATCGTTAGAGTGTCTACCGAATGGCAGGACATTGTTCAGACATATGTGAACCACGCGTAA
- a CDS encoding UDP-glucose/GDP-mannose dehydrogenase family protein, with product MNITVIGTGYVGLVSGVCFSELGNNVICVDNNVEKVNMLLDGHVPIYEPGLKDIMNANMKAGRLSFTTNIQDAISRSDIIIIAVGTPSLPNGEANLSFIELVAREIGSYMDNYKIIMTKSTVPVGTNDRIQEWISSLTNHPFDMASVPEFLREGTAVQDTLYPDRIVIGTHSERAVATLKELHQPLTDQIIVTDIRSAEMIKYASNAFLATKISFINEISNICEKVGADVSRVAEGMGYDRRIGASFLKAGIGYGGSCFPKDTQALIQIAGNVDYDFKLLKSVVEVNKDQRFNVIRKLEDALGSLEGKEIAIWGLAFKPDTDDVRDAPAIEIIQRLLEQGAVIRAYDPIATENFRKEVDSPSITWEERAMKAAEGADALCVLTEWKEFMEVNLTDLAAHMNQPILIDGRNIYGEDQIKDTSFQYYSVGRPGLTNIDGRKTAVI from the coding sequence ATGAATATTACGGTGATTGGCACAGGGTATGTGGGTTTGGTATCGGGCGTATGTTTTTCGGAACTGGGAAATAACGTGATCTGTGTCGACAACAATGTGGAAAAAGTGAATATGTTATTGGACGGTCATGTTCCGATCTATGAACCGGGTCTGAAGGATATCATGAATGCCAATATGAAAGCAGGAAGGCTGTCCTTCACCACCAACATTCAGGATGCCATCAGTCGTTCGGATATCATCATTATCGCGGTCGGAACGCCATCCCTACCGAATGGCGAAGCGAATCTGAGCTTTATTGAGCTTGTCGCGCGAGAAATAGGTTCTTATATGGATAATTATAAAATAATAATGACTAAAAGCACTGTTCCTGTCGGAACGAACGATCGTATTCAGGAATGGATCAGCAGTTTGACGAATCATCCATTCGACATGGCATCGGTACCGGAGTTCTTGCGAGAAGGTACCGCTGTACAGGATACGCTCTATCCTGACCGGATAGTCATTGGGACACATAGTGAGCGGGCAGTCGCCACGTTGAAAGAGCTGCATCAGCCATTAACCGATCAGATTATTGTTACGGATATTCGCTCGGCCGAAATGATTAAATATGCATCCAACGCTTTCCTGGCAACCAAGATCTCATTTATCAACGAAATCTCTAACATCTGTGAAAAAGTAGGAGCAGATGTCAGCCGCGTTGCCGAAGGCATGGGCTATGACAGACGAATCGGTGCCTCCTTTCTCAAGGCAGGCATTGGTTACGGAGGTTCCTGTTTCCCTAAGGATACACAGGCTCTGATTCAAATTGCAGGTAATGTGGATTATGACTTCAAACTGCTGAAGTCCGTGGTGGAAGTGAACAAAGATCAACGCTTCAACGTCATTCGTAAACTGGAAGACGCACTGGGCTCACTCGAAGGGAAGGAGATTGCCATCTGGGGGCTTGCTTTCAAACCGGATACCGATGACGTTCGGGATGCTCCGGCGATTGAGATCATTCAGCGTTTGCTTGAGCAGGGGGCAGTGATTCGGGCGTATGACCCCATCGCTACCGAGAACTTCCGCAAAGAGGTGGATTCCCCATCCATTACGTGGGAAGAGCGTGCCATGAAAGCGGCGGAAGGTGCTGATGCACTCTGCGTTCTGACGGAATGGAAAGAATTCATGGAGGTTAATCTGACTGATTTGGCAGCACATATGAATCAACCCATCCTGATTGATGGAAGAAACATCTACGGAGAAGATCAGATTAAAGATACATCCTTCCAATACTACTCCGTTGGTCGTCCAGGTCTAACCAATATCGATGGTAGAAAAACAGCAGTCATCTAA
- a CDS encoding LCP family protein gives MRRGIKITLGAISLVAVVMIGYSVYLYSHVKSAADQMYEPREPIKQVSIVDQRGGGDFPVDMENEEPFNALILGVDERSNDRGRSDTMIVLSVNPAKQSALMFNIPRDTRTNIVGHGTEDKINHAYAFGGVNMSVQTVEQLLDVPIHYYMKVNMEGFAQVIDMVGGVNVNNPFAFDYEGYRFEQGKIHLDGEAALGFSRMRYDDPKGDLGRNDRQREIIKQVLKNTVQVSNVLQLETLLDEVSAHVRTDVTFDEMKQMFSNYRSVLDHIESVEIKGTGKKIDGVYYYIVEQSERDRIHQMIEEHSK, from the coding sequence ATGAGACGCGGGATCAAAATAACATTAGGTGCCATTTCCCTTGTTGCAGTTGTTATGATTGGATATTCTGTGTACCTGTATTCGCATGTTAAATCAGCGGCGGATCAAATGTATGAACCCCGGGAACCCATCAAGCAGGTATCTATTGTCGACCAGCGCGGTGGGGGGGATTTCCCTGTGGACATGGAGAATGAAGAACCTTTTAATGCTTTGATCCTGGGTGTGGATGAACGTTCCAATGATCGGGGGCGCTCCGACACCATGATTGTATTAAGTGTTAATCCTGCGAAGCAATCCGCACTTATGTTTAACATCCCCCGAGATACCAGAACAAATATTGTTGGACACGGCACGGAGGATAAGATCAACCATGCATATGCTTTTGGGGGCGTTAACATGTCTGTGCAAACGGTGGAACAATTGCTTGACGTTCCCATACATTACTACATGAAAGTGAATATGGAGGGCTTTGCACAAGTCATCGACATGGTGGGTGGAGTGAATGTGAATAACCCGTTTGCATTTGACTATGAGGGTTACCGGTTCGAGCAAGGGAAGATTCATCTGGATGGTGAAGCGGCTTTGGGATTTTCGCGGATGCGTTATGATGATCCGAAGGGGGATCTCGGGCGGAATGACCGTCAGCGGGAGATCATTAAACAAGTGCTGAAGAATACAGTCCAGGTATCCAACGTGCTGCAACTGGAGACGTTGCTGGACGAAGTCAGTGCTCACGTCAGAACCGACGTTACCTTTGATGAGATGAAGCAGATGTTCTCCAATTATCGTTCGGTACTGGATCATATTGAATCCGTTGAGATTAAAGGCACGGGCAAGAAAATAGACGGAGTGTACTACTATATCGTGGAACAGTCGGAACGAGACAGGATACATCAGATGATTGAAGAACATTCAAAATGA
- a CDS encoding VanZ family protein, whose protein sequence is MKVVMNHMMEEGSGRTRQRHVRRTYGFLIALLLIVIWILVIWSMSTQSSQQQDIQPWLHKWSQKVQIGFVLPDIQFTYGEYEYSLKQRPYDFAEFIFRKSAHLFVYAVLAILVYGGLRYRRIRIMTCIVAALAVVLIIASIDEYIQQFSPNRTSSIRDVGLDLLGGCCGIAVYAWLLSITRRIRKGRCDSVHDK, encoded by the coding sequence ATGAAAGTGGTGATGAATCATATGATGGAGGAGGGTTCCGGGCGCACGAGACAAAGGCATGTTCGAAGAACGTATGGATTTCTCATAGCTCTGTTGCTGATTGTGATCTGGATTCTGGTCATCTGGTCCATGTCGACCCAATCCTCTCAGCAGCAGGACATTCAGCCCTGGCTTCATAAATGGTCCCAGAAAGTGCAGATTGGCTTCGTACTTCCTGATATTCAATTCACATATGGGGAGTATGAGTATTCACTAAAGCAAAGGCCGTATGATTTTGCAGAGTTCATCTTTCGCAAAAGTGCTCATCTATTTGTATACGCTGTGCTCGCCATTCTTGTTTATGGCGGGCTGCGATACAGGAGAATCCGCATCATGACTTGTATTGTAGCTGCTCTGGCTGTGGTACTTATCATCGCATCCATTGATGAGTATATTCAGCAGTTCAGCCCGAATCGGACAAGCTCGATACGTGATGTTGGATTGGACTTGCTTGGGGGTTGCTGTGGGATTGCCGTATATGCATGGCTTCTGTCCATCACCCGCAGGATCAGAAAGGGAAGGTGTGATTCAGTTCACGATAAGTGA
- a CDS encoding ABC transporter ATP-binding protein, whose amino-acid sequence MQQEPVVRIQGVSKIISSRSLVSDLTLDISPGQVFGFLGPNGAGKTTTIRMMVGLMSISKGDIFISGHSVKNEFEQAVAQVGAIVENPEMYKFLTGYQNLVHFARMSPGVTKERIAETIERVGLTARIHDKVKTYSLGMRQRLGVAQAILHKPKLLVLDEPTNGLDPQGIRELRDYLRQLTQEEGITVFVSSHLLSEMELMCDTVAIIQNGKLIDVRNLRVEAGSDALIEVAFELNDADRAADLIQGAVVQGNVLVMRVSREQIPDINAKLVSEGFQVYGIRNVTHTLEEQFLQVTGGGGIG is encoded by the coding sequence ATGCAGCAGGAGCCGGTCGTCCGGATTCAGGGCGTCAGCAAAATCATATCCTCCCGATCATTGGTCAGCGACCTGACTCTGGATATTTCTCCGGGGCAGGTTTTTGGTTTTTTAGGACCTAATGGCGCGGGGAAAACAACAACGATTCGGATGATGGTTGGACTGATGTCCATCAGTAAAGGTGACATTTTCATCTCGGGACACAGTGTGAAGAATGAATTTGAACAGGCGGTAGCCCAGGTAGGAGCTATTGTAGAAAATCCGGAAATGTACAAGTTTCTGACCGGGTACCAGAATCTCGTTCACTTTGCCCGCATGTCGCCGGGAGTTACGAAAGAACGTATTGCGGAAACGATTGAGCGTGTGGGGCTTACGGCCCGTATTCACGATAAGGTCAAAACCTATTCACTGGGCATGCGCCAGCGTCTGGGGGTCGCGCAAGCGATATTACATAAACCGAAGCTGCTTGTACTGGATGAGCCAACCAATGGTTTGGACCCACAGGGTATACGGGAACTGAGAGATTATTTGCGTCAGCTCACCCAAGAGGAAGGCATTACGGTCTTTGTATCCAGTCATTTATTGTCGGAGATGGAGCTGATGTGTGATACGGTGGCCATCATCCAGAACGGCAAGTTGATCGATGTAAGAAACCTTCGGGTTGAAGCTGGTTCGGATGCATTAATCGAAGTTGCTTTTGAGCTGAATGATGCTGACCGCGCTGCGGATCTGATTCAGGGTGCTGTCGTGCAGGGCAATGTCCTGGTGATGCGGGTGTCTCGTGAGCAGATTCCGGATATCAATGCCAAGCTGGTTAGCGAAGGGTTTCAGGTATACGGTATTCGTAACGTGACTCACACCCTGGAAGAACAATTCTTGCAAGTCACTGGGGGTGGAGGAATTGGGTAG
- a CDS encoding DUF2705 family protein, translating into MGSFGNLILNENMKIFRRPRTWIMLAILALISLLMPVLLREGMGSNEVLYWEAAVTTIQITFFLNTIFCVVIAAESVAGEFTWGTIKLLLIRPWSRSKVLASKYLTVVGFSIVSTLLIIAMAMLTSYILFSHDAPGGSSSPATNALTLWGYLYVDLFITLAIAFMVSSVFRSGALAIGLSLFIMFSQSIFSLIFNPVRYEWAKYVLFNNMDLSKYMTSGADSALMGGPSAGMTLGFSIAVLAVYYVIFMVISWVVFSKRDVAG; encoded by the coding sequence TTGGGTAGTTTTGGTAATCTGATATTGAATGAGAATATGAAAATTTTCCGTCGTCCCCGTACCTGGATCATGTTAGCGATTCTGGCGCTGATCTCGCTATTAATGCCAGTGTTACTGCGAGAAGGCATGGGGTCCAATGAAGTTTTGTACTGGGAAGCGGCTGTAACGACCATCCAGATTACGTTTTTCCTGAACACGATCTTCTGTGTCGTGATTGCAGCGGAATCAGTCGCGGGCGAATTTACCTGGGGAACCATTAAGTTATTGCTGATCCGTCCATGGTCACGAAGCAAAGTTCTTGCTTCCAAATATCTGACCGTCGTTGGCTTCAGTATTGTCAGTACATTGCTGATCATCGCGATGGCCATGCTAACGTCTTATATCCTTTTCTCGCATGATGCTCCGGGAGGAAGCAGTAGTCCGGCTACGAATGCTCTGACGTTATGGGGATATTTGTACGTTGATCTGTTCATTACGCTTGCGATTGCTTTTATGGTGTCCTCCGTATTTCGTTCAGGTGCACTTGCGATTGGATTATCCCTGTTCATTATGTTCTCACAGAGTATCTTTTCGCTCATATTCAATCCGGTCCGTTATGAGTGGGCAAAGTATGTTCTATTCAACAACATGGATCTGAGCAAATACATGACCTCCGGGGCGGATTCTGCGCTAATGGGTGGCCCGAGTGCAGGAATGACACTAGGTTTCTCCATTGCAGTCCTGGCGGTGTATTACGTTATTTTTATGGTGATTTCCTGGGTTGTATTCAGCAAAAGAGATGTGGCAGGCTAA
- a CDS encoding AI-2E family transporter, with protein sequence MINNKFYRICTAIILLLLIVYLGEKVNFIFSPLTSLIHIIIIPLLIAGFFYYLLRPLVDYMERHKIKRALSVLIIYVVIALILAGFSVLVWPSLREQLMNFVENAPALVTSLSDQLNALEKSNFVSRYLPDDSNLFSRLSDVLSQGITQVTDYVSGLFSVVSNLVIILATFPIMLYYMLKEGSKFGTNLTLLLPRHYRKDGEETVHEIDEALSNYIVGRVIVNVALGILMYIGFLILGLPYALLLTVVSIILNFIPYVGALLAAIPVVIVAFIESPSMAIWSLVIIVIAQQIQDNLISPYVYGKQLDIHPLTTVILLLVGADLGNILGMIIVIPLYMILKIIVRKIHYRIVEDKTEL encoded by the coding sequence TTGATAAATAACAAGTTCTACCGCATATGCACAGCGATAATTCTGTTGCTGCTCATCGTGTATCTGGGGGAAAAAGTGAACTTTATTTTCAGCCCCCTGACCTCACTGATTCACATCATCATCATTCCGCTGCTGATTGCTGGTTTCTTCTATTATCTGCTGCGCCCGCTCGTCGATTATATGGAAAGGCATAAGATCAAACGTGCATTGTCAGTTCTGATTATTTATGTCGTAATTGCATTAATACTTGCAGGTTTTAGTGTGCTTGTATGGCCTTCCCTGCGTGAACAATTGATGAATTTTGTGGAGAATGCTCCAGCGTTGGTTACTTCACTCAGCGATCAGTTGAATGCACTTGAAAAGAGCAATTTTGTATCCAGATACCTGCCTGATGATTCCAATCTATTCTCACGATTATCCGATGTTCTGAGCCAAGGGATCACGCAGGTAACCGATTATGTCTCCGGGTTATTCTCCGTGGTATCCAATCTGGTTATTATTCTGGCAACGTTCCCGATCATGTTGTATTACATGCTCAAGGAAGGCAGCAAGTTTGGAACGAATCTAACTTTATTGCTGCCAAGACATTATCGGAAGGATGGGGAAGAAACCGTCCATGAGATCGATGAAGCGCTAAGCAACTATATTGTTGGCCGGGTTATTGTTAATGTAGCCCTGGGGATTCTGATGTACATCGGTTTTCTCATCTTAGGTTTGCCTTACGCATTGCTGCTGACTGTTGTATCCATTATTCTGAACTTCATCCCTTATGTGGGTGCTTTGCTGGCAGCTATTCCGGTTGTCATTGTCGCGTTTATCGAATCACCTTCGATGGCGATCTGGTCACTGGTCATCATTGTAATCGCACAGCAAATCCAGGATAACCTGATCTCACCTTACGTCTATGGCAAGCAGCTCGATATTCATCCACTGACTACCGTTATCCTTTTGCTCGTGGGTGCTGACCTGGGAAATATCTTGGGTATGATCATCGTAATTCCTCTATATATGATTCTGAAAATTATAGTTCGCAAAATCCATTATCGGATTGTTGAAGATAAGACTGAACTCTGA
- a CDS encoding GntR family transcriptional regulator has protein sequence MIIQLDMQSELPIYSQLVYQIIEGIASGELQLGEALPSVRNLAADIGVNLHTVNKAYTLLKQDGYILVHRQKGVVVNPDGMPGLTDDFLKKQQRELRPIIAEAICRGMTKEELSAVLDQMYDDVKMGHNKE, from the coding sequence TTGATTATTCAACTGGATATGCAATCCGAACTTCCCATCTATTCGCAACTTGTTTATCAAATTATTGAAGGCATTGCTAGTGGTGAGTTACAGCTAGGTGAGGCGTTACCTTCGGTTCGGAATTTGGCCGCAGATATCGGTGTTAACCTTCACACCGTCAACAAGGCTTATACCCTACTCAAGCAAGATGGATACATTCTGGTTCATAGACAAAAGGGAGTTGTAGTGAACCCTGATGGAATGCCTGGTTTAACAGATGATTTTTTGAAAAAGCAGCAAAGAGAATTAAGACCGATTATTGCAGAAGCGATCTGTCGCGGAATGACCAAAGAGGAACTATCTGCAGTGTTAGACCAAATGTATGATGATGTGAAGATGGGTCACAACAAAGAATAA